One genomic region from Osmerus mordax isolate fOsmMor3 chromosome 4, fOsmMor3.pri, whole genome shotgun sequence encodes:
- the dbx1b gene encoding homeobox protein DBX1-B translates to MMFPSALAPPAMYPGTLSLPQSLQSAFAAHSSFLMEDLLRISRPVSYMHRTVPSHSVSPSVTGITTLTSGRTDMAVISSQTRASSPQTSVSMHSDPNYLKFGVNAILAPSRHASSSPSLHGLHSKAFPLPYFDGSFHPFVRASYFPASSSVVPIPGTFSWPLAARGKPRRGMLRRAVFSDVQRKALEKMFQKQKYISKPDRKKLASKLGLKDSQVKIWFQNRRMKWRNSKERELLSTGGSREQTLPTKLNPHPDLSDVAKKSCEEEVEAYRRDSLRASFCHSPSDRDHLNSIESHLSSPSISSKHSDFSESEDEEITVS, encoded by the exons ATGATGTTCCCCAGCGCACTCGCGCCACCTGCAATGTACCCAGGGACTCTGTCTCTACCCCAGTCACTGCAGTCAGCATTTGCCGCTCATTCGAGCTTTCTAATGGAAGACCTGCTGCGGATCAGCCGGCCTGTGAGCTACATGCACCGGACAGTTCCCTCTCACAGCGTGTCGCCTTCAGTGACAGGAATCACCACGCTCACGAGCGGCCGCACTGACATGGCTGTCATTTCTTCGCAGACAAGGGCGAGTTCTCCTCAGACCTCAGTTTCCATGCACAGCGACCCTAACTATCTAAAGTTTGGAGTTAACGCCATCCTAGCACCATCCAGACACG catcctcctccccatccttgcACGGCCTTCACTCCAAAGCTTTCCCTCTACCGTATTTTGACGGGTCGTTTCATCCATTCGTCAGAGCATCGTATTTTCCAG CATCATCTTCTGTTGTACCTATTCCTGGAACGTTCTCATGGCCGCTGGCTGCCAGGGGCAAGCCTAGAAGAGGAATGCTTCGACGAGCAGTGTTCTCTGACGTGCAGCGGAAAGCATTGGAGAAAATGTTTCAAAAACAGAAATATATCAGCAAACCTGACAGAAAGAAACTGGCCTCTAAATTAGGTCTCAAAGATTCACAG gtaAAAATATGGTTCCAAAACCGAAGAATGAAGTGGCGCAATTCCAAAGAGAGAGAATTGCTGTCAACCGGAGGGAGTCGGGAACAAACGCTGCCCACCAAACTGAACCCCCACCCGGACCTTAGTGACGTCGCCAAGAAGTCGTGTGAGGAAGAGGTGGAAGCTTACAGACGGGACAGTCTGCGCGCTTCTTTCTGCCACTCTCCGTCCGACCGCGACCACTTGAACAGCATAGAGTCGCATCTTTCCTCGCCTTCCATTTCTAGCAAGCACTCGGACTTTTCAGAATCGGAGGACGAAGAAATTACCGTGTCTTAG